Genomic segment of Methanobacterium spitsbergense:
CAAAATCTCGGGAGATAAAATATCTGGAAGAATGATACGAAGAGAAATACTTGAAAATAATATGGAAATACCTGAAAGTATTGGAATACTGCTTCCAGATTCAACTATCCAGATACTTGAAGAAGAAATAAAAAAAGGAAATGTTCCTGGTGAAAGGAACCTTAAAGATCTTTCTAAACGCCTGAATACTTATTCTCGAGCTAATCTGAATAATATAGCACATATGAATGCTGATGCTGTGAATGCTATTGTTGCAGGCCGCAGTTATAAACGTGAAGACCAAATATGGGCTTCATTCAGAATGGCAGGTTATGGGCCTGTGCTTACCCGGTTAGCTGTTAGTGCTGCTGAAGAAGATGTAACCCGTAGAGAAGTGTTTAATTTAATTAAAAAGTATGAAAATAATGGAATAATTCCACAGGACATGAGTGTGGAACAAGTAATTGAAAGGGCTTGGTATGTATCTTCTAAATCAAGTGAAGGTAACTCTTCATCTGATGCTCATAAAATGTTCAGAAATGGAGATAGGGGTTCTGATAAAGCTTTATACTCCTTTGATGCCGGGATGCATCTTCGAAGTTTTGAAGCAGAATCTCTGAAAAGTGGATTAGAAACACTGTTTTATGTTGATAAAAATGAGAGGCTTTGTTGTGAAATGCGTACTGAAGATCGTAAAATAAAAAGTCCACTTAAATTACCTGCACAACAAGTAACTTATCTTCGTCTTTTAATAGATTCCCATTTCATACCGCTTAGGGGAGAAATTATTGAAAAAGAAGAAGGATGGAGAGTTAGGATATTCGTAGGAGATGAAGGTTTAATTAATGATAATATGACCAAAAATTAATCAACTTTGTAGGAATAAAATAGATATGGTAATGATTTACACCATAAAATTCTTTATTTATTCTCCAGAAGAGATTCTACTTTTATAATTATCCTGTTTATAATAACTTCTTTTAAGACCTTTAATATATCTAGATGCCCAAAGGTATGCTATTCCACATCCGAAAGCCCCTCCTATTACTATTCCCCACCATATTCCATATACGCCTAAACCCAAAGTAAATGCCATTAAATAGGCAAATACTGAAATGAATAAAACTTCTCTGATTACAGTAAGAATTAATGAGGTTAATCCTTTTCCCATTCCCTGGAATACCGAACTTGCAGAAATTCCTAGAGGAACTACAATTAAGAAAAGGCACATAACCTGTAGAAATGCTGCTATTGATGGTGCCATGAATGCGCTTTCAGGTGAATATGCAAAGATACTAGCTATACTTGAAGCGAATACATAGATTATCAGACCGGTTATTGATGCAATTCCAATTGCCAATTTAGATGAGTAGTTAAGAGCGATGGAAATATTATCATACTTTCGTGACCCATATGCTGCACCTGCAATTGTGATTGCAGCAGTTCCTATTCCAATAGCAGGTATCATGGCTATCATTACAACTCTCCAACCTGCAGTATAAACTGCTACAGCATCTGTTCCTCCGGTCATAACCAGCATTATATTAACAAAAATTCCTAATATGGACATTACAAAGAATTCAGCACTTGCAGGTAATCCAACACCCAGAATATCTTTTATAACATTCCAGCTTGCATGGAAATCTTTTCTGGATAACGATACATATGTATCCCGTTTTAAGAGCAACCAGTAAAGAATTAAAGCCGATGAAATCGTTGCAGATATTATAGTTGCAATTGCTGCACCTGAAACTCCTAATCCAAAGTAGTATATGAAAATTGGATCAAGAATTATGTTAATAATAGCAGTGGCAGCCATTGCATACATTGGTCTCTTAACATCCCCTTCTGCCCTGAGTATACCTGAAGCAACGCTTGAAAATATCAGGAAGATTAATCCCCCAAAGACAATTTGTCCATATTGTATTGCTAGGTTGAGTGATTCGCCAGCACCCATTGCCAGAAGTATATCCTTAAGAAAGATCAATACAAATACTGTTAACATAGATGAAAGGATCAGTGTAAGGATTAAGGAGTGTATTGCAGCATTATCCGAACCTTTTTTGTTATTTGCACCTATACATCGCGATATTAATGAATTTGCACCGGCACCAAGACCGTTTCCTAACCCTATTACCATCATAAATAGTGGTGTGATAAATCCTAATGCTGCCAGAGAGTTTGGTCCAAGTCCCGCAACCCATATGCTGTCTGCCAGATTGTAAGCCATCATAAGAAGCATTGAAATTATCATTGGGATAGAAAGAGCACGTATTGCCTTTTTTGGATCTCCTGTGATCATTGATACTCGTTTATCCACGCCCCCCAGGGATATTTCATTATTAGAATTATTCATTTTTTATTTTCTCCATTTCTATTTACTTTTTCCAAGCTATTGATAGCTAGGATTTTTAAAATTTCAAATAATCTACCGTATTCCTCTTCAGAGAACTTTGAACAAATAGAATTTTCCCATTCTTGTTCAATATTTGTTATCTTGGGAACGGTCCTCTTTCCCTTATCAGTTAAATAAATAAAGTATCTTCTGCGGTTTTTTAAATCCACTTTCCTGAAAAGATAGTTTTTATCTTCAAGTTTCCTTAAAGCACGAGCAACAGTTCCTTTATCAATGTGAAAATGTGCTGCTAACTCTTCTTGAGTGATACCCTCTTCATTTGAGAGCACCATTATAAATGGGAATTGACCGGGAGTAATATCCATATCTCCCACCCTATCGTTAAGGTACATCATTCTTGTTCTATGTATCATAGACACAATAAGTCCAAGTGGAATCTTGGAATTATTAATTTTAAGTAACTTTTCAGCTTTGTACATATTAAAATACTCCTATATTAATAAAAAATTCAATACTAGATTAGAAAAGATATCAATTTTATTACATTTTTTATAAAAGTTGCATATTCAAATAATGTATAAAAAAAGTTCATTTAGACATTACTAACGATTATTTTAAAAATTTAGTATCAATTAAACTCATATTATTAGATAGTATATTACATCATATAAATGTTGCCTATGCAACAATTGTTTATGCAACGATACATTTATTTTCATAAACAACATTTAAAATAAAAATTAAAGAGTCCAAATGCTTAATAATATAATTTAAGTCAGTAAATTATTATTCAACTTCCCTATGCTCAACTTCGGGACATGTCCAATCTCTGCAGAAACTCATTACCATCCTACCCTTATCTGTGGTAATATAAAGTCTCCAACAATCACCATTATAGGGTTTGAATTTGATGTCAACTATTTTTTTACCAACCAGTTTACCAAGAGCTTCATTACACTCCTTTGTACGTTCTTCCACCTTCATGGATAGTTCCCCTCTACTTACATTAACTTTTTCAAGAGCTAATATTGTTCTATGTTTTTTCTATAATTTATAAATTCTTAAAAAATTTAAATTTGAAATAGTAAATGGATATATCCCATTAAAATAAGCCTAATCTTCAGATAAGAGATTAAATACTTCGATATAATTATCAGGTCTATTTTCATGCCTTTTAATATTTTTACTCAAATTTCTGAAGAATTCTGCAGTTGCCTTACTCATAATAGGATTCTGTTTTTCCGAAAGCATTTCAACTACTTCGATCATTTCTTCTGAACGCCTTTCAGCATGAAATGCAGCAGATATTATCCTTGAAATAGATGAATCTGTAAAATCCTGTCCTTCTGTTTCTGAAATGTAATTAAGAACTTCCTTATCTATACCCATTTTATAAGCATGATAAATTGACTCAAAAAGTAATGCAGAAACGCCCTTGGTATAGGCACTTCTAAGAAGTTTTATTCCTGAAGCTTGACCATTTTCATCCCCAACAACTGTAATATTCATCCCATAATCTTCTAATTCTGCAAAAGCCTCTGCAAAAGCACCTGAAGCTATTACCTTCACATTAATTCCATTTTTCAAAACAGAACCAATTATAGCCGCATCAACTGTTTTTCCATTTTTTATCATTCCCAAAGTCTTCCTAACAGTTTTTGGAGAAACATTGTTCATATCTACATAGATACCCTTAGAATATTTCCCAACCATCTCAGCAACATCAATAGCATTTGAAGGTACAACTGAAGATATGAGAATATCCGACCTTTCTGCCAGCATTCTATACGAGTTGTATAACTTCACTTTAGTTTTTTTGGCCATTTCCTTTGTTCTGGTACCTCTACCTAAAATACAAGTATAAACATCGGCACCATTTTCCATAAGACCCTGAGATAAGGTTGATGCAACCTCTCCAAATCCAATAAATCCAACTTTCATAATAACCACTTTTAACCATTTAATTTTGTACAATTCCTAAATTTACAATCCCAAATATCCACTTAACAGATAAACACCTGCAATTGTGATTATAATTCCTGAAAAGATTCTTATTTCATTAGAATACTTCATTATACGATTAAAAGGTAATTTAGATGCCAAAAATGCCATTAGTAACAATGATATTGAAAATCCAACTGCAAATAACAACATATTTTCTATACTGTAAATCCAGTTACCTGTAGCTGCACTGTAAGCTGCTACAGCAACTATATATGGACCATAACAAGGTGACCAAGCAAGGGAAGTTAAAATTCCAATTAAGAATGATCCTGCAGTTTCATTTTTGGGATTAGGTTTGTATGAGTAATTGAAAATATTTCTGTTCACAATAAAATATATTCCCAATACAATTATAAGAATTGCAGCAATCAACCGGAAATAATAGATGTAATGGTTTATAGCAACAGTAAAAATTGCGGTTGAAACAGTTAAAACTGCAAAAACTATGTAAAAACCTATTATAAATGCAAGAATATCCTTAGTTTTACGGTTTAAAATTGAATGACCAACTACTATTGGTATCAATGGAAGAACACATGGAGAAACAACTGATACTAGTCCGGCTGAAAATGAGAATAAAAATCCAATATACATTTAATATTCACCTCAGATTACATTTAAAAGTTCTGTAGCTGATACAAATCCTGTCTGCCTTTTAATTTCATTTCCATTTGAATCTAATATAAGAAGTGTTGGATAACCGTACACTTTGTATTTGGAGGTGATATCGGGATACATATCCCCATTTATTTTTACAAGAACATATTTCTGATCAAATTTCTCTTTAACCTTCTGGTCTGTAAATGTTTCTTTATTAAGTTCTTTGCAGTAACCACACCAGTCAGCATAAAAATCAATGAAAACTAGTTTATTTGATTTTTGAGACTCTTTTAAAGCAGAATTTAGATCAGTATTCCACTGGAGATTTATTTGATCATTTTGATTTTGTAGCTGTTTAGAATTATTCTGTCCTTGAAAACTTGAAATTGTAAATATAATACCTACACATACCACAACAACTACAAATACAAGTAATATTTTTTTCAAATAGTCCATGATCTGCTTATATAATCATAGTATAACTATTTTGCTAAAAGTTGTTAACTTTCTAATTAATCTGTATCAAAATTTAAGAATTGTTAAAGTTAAGATTTATTGCTTAACATTAAAACAATATTATCTCCAAGATCAACACCTATATCCCTTGCTACTGGCCTGCATTTAGCATTTAGTAGGCAAAAGACGGGTTTCATCTTCAGATCCATTTCACCTAAACCTTCATAATTTCCCAATCCCTTGGCTATAACCATGTCAGATTCATGGAATAATTTCATAAACTCTGCAGACACATCCTGTTCTATCACTCCAATTGAATCTGTACCTGTTGTTGTGAGTTTGGCTAAATCATTTAAACCTATTTTTAGAGCATCCTCAATACATGCGTCATTTAATATAGGTTTTTCTTTAAGGGCAACTGTAACTTCAACATCATATTCTACTAGTTTTTCTATGAGAATCTTATCAAAAACAATTTCTCCTATGTTATCTGCAAGATAAAGAACGGTTTTACATTTATTTAATTCACTTTCAAGCTCTTTTGAATGGTCTAAAGTAGGATTTTTCCCCATAGTTTTAATTATCAAAGATTCCATGTCCGTATCCAATCCAAGAGCACCAAAATCAATGACATTACCTGCTATTGCAACTTTAATACAACTTTTTAGATCTTTTTCTTCCCCTAGAATTTTTTCCACTTTTGGAAGGAAATCCATTGCAATATCATTAGATATTTCCCTTTCTTTGCTGTAAGGATCTTTATTCCCAGTTTCTTGCTTTATGGTTCTGTGAACCTCAGTGCCTATAACATTGGATACAGCCCCAATATGGAAATTTTCTGAAACAATTTTCACCACTTTTTCGGTGACTTCCATCTTTAATGAATCATTGTTGGTTGCAAGATCTAATGCTTCTCTTGTCTGTCTTAAAAAACATGCTGCACATTCATAGTGAACTTTCATATTATCTCCAAATAGTTTAACATTTTAATAAATTCATTAGTTAATTCAATAAATAAAATGATCAGGTAGAATAATTTTTATATAATTTGTGGAACTGGTGCAAGACAAAGTATGAAAATTATTAACATGACAACAGCCAGGATCTTCCTGCTTACTGTCAACTTGGAAACATTATCTAGTGCACCAGGATGTCTTCTGTTTAATACCAATATCAACATCATAAGTAAGGCCATTGGTATCCATCCAAGTAAAAATGTAACAAATACACCAACTATAGATATTATTCTGTGAATTTTTTCAGTGAACAGCGACCTTACTATATGTCCTCCATCCAAAAAGGCCACAGGCATTAGGTTAAGAAGTGTAACTATTATTCCAACCCAACCTGCAAATGCAATTGGATGAAACTGCAGTTCATATCCTGAAGGTATATTCGGTGCTAAAAAGTACATTAATATACTCATAATAGGTGGTGGATAAAAAATCATAGACCCTGATATTACAGGAGTAATTTTCGACAGGTATATTCCAATTACAAGGACGGGGACTGCTATAATAATACCTGCAAGTGGCCCACTGAATCCCAAGTCAAAAAGGGAATTTTTATTAGGTATGGGGGATTTAACATTTATTACTGCACCAAATGTCCCTATAAAAGTCGGAGCAGGTACAAAATAGGGTAATGTGGATTGTACATTGTGTTTTCTAGCTGCATAATAATGAGCTGTTTCATGTACTCCGAGTATTCCTAATAATGCTACAGCAAATGCTATTCCATCCCATATGTTACCACCAGCAACATTATAACCTGCAAATATCGTGGTTGCTACTGTTGCAATGAATAGAATTATGTTTATATGGATACGGGATTCACTCTTCTCTTTTTTACTAGCAATTCCTATTGTGTATCTTCCTTCAACACTTTCAATGAACGGAATGTAACCTACTTTATTTAGATCCTTTATTAATTTCGAAAAGTTATTGTAATCATAATTTTTAACAGTAAAAAAAGATCCTTTTGGTGTTGTATGAAATCCAGTTATTTTGAAGTACCTTGATATATATTCCTCAATTAGATCATAGTCTTTCAAAGATTTACATCCCCAATTTATAAAATTTGATCTTCTTAGTTGAATGTTTAATTTAAACTAATAACTCATCCACCATAAATAACTTGTATAACTTCTATTAAGTCCCCTTCTTCAACCAGTTCTTCATCAATTACTATACAATTATTTTTTTTAACAACAACTGTTTCTGATGCAATATCAATATCATTGAGGAGATCTTTAATAGTATTATTCTCATTAATTTCAATTAACTCTTCTCTTTCACCAATAACCAACTTTATTTGCATGAATTTTCTCCTTTATTCAAAATATTCATAAATATCTAAATATATTTTTTAGAAGCTCTCTTTTATATTAAGAATAATCTTTTAATATAAATTATATTTAATAATAAATTTATTTTTGGAAAAATTTGATTGTATTAATCTACTTCAGATTCTTCCCATGATTCTAAAAAGCTGCATACTTTACAAAGGCGTGCTGCACTTGGTTCCCCACATTTTTCACATCCCCTCACTAAGGACTCTGTAGAAAATTCCTTTTTCAAAACAGGTTTCATCTTATCAAAACCTCTTAATGTAGAGTACATTATGGTTGGATGTTCATTTGATAGTTGTTTTAAGAAACTACCAACTTCTGCGCGGAATGATTCTCCGGCATATGGGCAGCCTGCAAAGTGTACTTCAAGTTCTTTTGCAATAACATATAATCCAATCTCTTTTTCGGGTATTTCTCGAAGCGGTTTAATTTTTATTGTAAACATCTCATTTTTTGTTTCTGATTTGGGGCCAATTCTTGTTAGATTATGTATGTTCCCTTCAAGGTAACTCATGACAATTGATTGGGTTTCATCGTCAAGATTGTGTCCTGTAGCTATTTTGGTAGCACCTTCTTCTCTTGCAACTCTATTAAATATCCAGCGTCTGAAAACCCCACAATATGTACATGCGTTCCTTCTACCATCTTTAAGAGTATTTTGTGCTATTATATCATCGAGAGTCTTTCCAAAATACTCCTTAAACGTCACAACTCTATGTTCTACACTCAATTTTCTTGCATTTCTAGCAGCAATTTCAACTCCTTCTTCTCTGTAACCATGTATTCCCTCATCTATTGTAACTGCTATAATATCTATAATATTTCTTTTCCGAAGAGAGTTAAGAACATCAAGAAGCATTACGCTATCCTTGCCGCCTGAAAGGCCTAATAATACTTTGTCACCTTTTTCAATAAGCTTATATTTGCGAATATCTTTAATAACTTTATTTTGGGTTGATTTAATAAAGCAGTCTTTACATAATTTCTGACCCGATTGTTTTTTTTTAATTATGATATTGGGATTACCGCATTTATCACATGAATTCATATTTGTTCTCCTAGATTGCACTGTTAAATCAAATTTACTCTAACTTTTGTAATGAAATAATTCTTTTTAATTCATCTAATTATAAATTCTCTTGAAAAGTGGAAAGTCTTGGATATAATTCTTACCAATTTTAGATGCAATTTCCGCTTTTTCAAGCTCTGAACCTAGGTAGGTTGCATGCTCCATTCTTGAAATTAAATTCCGTTTTAATATTTCATCATATACTGCCTTTGCTGTATTTCCCTTTATTGCAATTTGAGGTTCCATTTTTAGATAGTGAATTACTTTTATCTGTTCATCCTCAATCATGATCTTAAAACTGCCTGAAGGATCATGCTTAAATTTATAGTCTTCTACAGCTTGAACAATAGGAATATTAAATTCTTCTGAGATTATATCAGATTTACGCTTGTCTTTAAATAACACGAGATTTATCCCAAGGTCTTTTGGAATAGAATTCCTGTTTTTCGATAAAAACATCATTTTTGAAGAAATTGCAAGTTCTTTAACACTGCCCATAGTTTTTCCACTCTCTTCCGGTGTGAAAAGTACACTTGCACCGAGTTCCATTGCAATACCTGAAAGAAGTGCATTTACTCCAACAGAATCTGCATCTAATAGTTCAGTTACATTACCAACTCCAAAGAATACAGGCTCTCTATTTTTTTCTTTGAATTGTCTACAAGCTAGTATAGAATCCACAATACTTCTGCTGTTAATTGGATCAAGAATAAGATCTGCTAAAACATCAATTTTACTGCATTTCATCCTCATTTCTTCAATGGATTTAACCCTTTCATCAACTGTTTCTGGCACCCAATTTTTACTGTAATCTGTTGGTAGGATAACAGCAGGAATATTCTTATCTTCAATATGGGGGAGAACTTCTTCACAATTACCATGATCCAGACTTAAAACCATATCAACACCAGCTTCAACTGCAGATTTAATCTCTACGGGATTTAAAGTATCAATGCTTATAGCAACATCCAAATGTTCCTTCAGTAGAGTTATCATTTTAGGTATACGTTCCACTTTGGTTTCACCAGCTATCATACCTAAATCAACCATATCCGCTCCGGATTTAACAAAATATTTTGCCCTTTTTAACAGTTCATAATCGCTTAATAAAGGAGCATTAGCTATTTCAGCAAGTACTCTCATAGGAAAATCTTGTCCAACCGGCATTGCACCAACAAGAATATTTTCTGGTTTTTTAAGGAGTTTTTGAATGTTCTTATCATTATTCTCAAATTCTTCAATGAATTTGAAAGCCCTTTTCCGGAGTTCATCTTCGATTAGTTTATCAGCAGGAATACTGGAGGATAGAGTGAGTTTATTGATCATCTCAATGACTATGGCGATGTCTGCTGCATCTTTAGGCCCTTTATACGTATTAATACCCATTTTATCTTTAACGTAATTAACATCTTTCCGTATTAAACCTGGAGTTAATATAATATCAAATGATTTAATGTCAAAGATTGGCTGGTTTGTATTAGAATTATCAGAATGATTTAAACCATATCTTTCAATTTCTTCAACTATCTTTTTGGGGGTTAAAAATGCTGCTATGGGTGTGTTAACTACGTGTACATGCACATCATGCTTGGATTTGGATGATTCTTTTTTTACCAACTGACTTGCTAGTTTTCCTGTGATTATAAGTATTTTCATAAAACGCCCCATTTATTTAATTAACTAAGATCATTTACTATAAGATCGTTACCAACACGTATATATATTACAATTTATAATGATTAACTATGAGGAATGGAGGTATGAGTGATGATTGAAGTTCGCTTTCACGGACGTGGAGGACAGGGTGCAGTTACAGCTGCGGAGATACTTGCAAAGGCCGCTTTTGAAGACGGTAAATACTGTCAGGCGTTCCCATTTTTCGGGGTTGAAAGAAGAGGCGCCCCAGTTATGGCATTTACCAGAATAGATGACCAGCCAATTAGAAGAAGGTATCAAGTTTACAATCCAGACTATGTCGTAGTTCTGGATGATGGGCTTTTAGAAGTCGTGGATGTATTTTCAGGGCTTAAAGATGGAGGAAAAATAATAATAAACACCAATAATGGTGTAGAAACAATTAACGGTGCAGAGATCCACAAAGTTGATGCAACAGGAATAGCACTTGACATTTTGGGTGTTCCAATCGTTAACACCATATTATTAGGAGCATTTGCAGGTGTTACTGGTGCAGTTTCAATCGAATCGATTATAAAAATTATAAAAGAAACCTTCAGCGGAGAAATAGGTGAAAAGAACGCCAAAGCCGCAAAACTAGCTTACGACGCTGCAAAAGAGGGACATTAAATAAATTAATATAATAAAGGTGATTTCATGGTATCAATAGGAGCAGCAGTTAAAGAACCGGGCAGTACCCGTCAAAATAAAACAGGTAGCTGGAGAACATTTAAACCCATTCTTGACAAGGATAAGTGCATAAAATGCGTAAACTGTATAATGTTCTGTCCTGAAGGATGTGTAAACAAGGATTATGACATTGACTACGATTTCTGTAAAGGATGCGGCATATGCGCAGAAGAATGTCCTGTAAAAGCAATAAAAATGGAGAGAGAATAAAATGGTTATTAAAGTGATGTCTGCAAACCAAGCAATTGCAGAAGCAGTCAAACTTGCAAATCCAAAGGTTATTCCAGTTTATCCCATAACACCCCAGACAACCATATCCGAATACCTTGCAAAATATGTTGCTGACGGAGAAATAGATGCAGAGTATATCAGAGTAGAATCAGAGCACAGTGCAATAAGTGCTAGTTTAGGTGCTTCTGGTACCGGTGTAAGGGTATTCACAGCAACATCATCACAGGGACTTGCTTTGATGCATGAAATAATCTTTGCTGCTGCAGGTTTAAGATTACCTGTGGTTATGGCTGATGCCAACAGAGCATTATCTGCCCCATTAAGTATTTGGAATGATCAGCAGGATTCAATATCAGAAAGGGATTCAGGCTGGATGCAAATATATGCTGAAAACGGTCAGGAAGCACTTGATTCGATATTGCTGGCCTACCGGATTTCAGAAGATAAAAATGTTCTTCTTCCAAGTATGGTATGTATTGATGGTTTTATATTAACACACACAGTTGATCCTGTTGATGTACCTGAAAAAGAGAAGGTAGAGAAGTTTTTACCCCCATATAAACCAGATCATGCATATCTTGATCCAAAAAGACCAATGTCAATTGGTACATTCACTGACCCTGGCTATTATATGGACGCACGCCACGATATGGAACTGGCAATGGAAAGGGCTCAAAAAATCATAGCCAAAGCTCACACAGAATTTTCGGAGATT
This window contains:
- a CDS encoding adenylyltransferase/cytidyltransferase family protein, with the translated sequence MIGISADFDPVHKGHVKLIDKARELADKKNDEVVIYLNKGYSANHAPFFANYEARSKMALEAGADRIVPIEGLHHRLTLAYTVPIRIAMMIEEGVIDYVDAADVSTARIKKYASNFAKKGIFSGIPRKLPNRNVIRWFAVNEFLYNKYNQKLKFHIIPEYKISGDKISGRMIRREILENNMEIPESIGILLPDSTIQILEEEIKKGNVPGERNLKDLSKRLNTYSRANLNNIAHMNADAVNAIVAGRSYKREDQIWASFRMAGYGPVLTRLAVSAAEEDVTRREVFNLIKKYENNGIIPQDMSVEQVIERAWYVSSKSSEGNSSSDAHKMFRNGDRGSDKALYSFDAGMHLRSFEAESLKSGLETLFYVDKNERLCCEMRTEDRKIKSPLKLPAQQVTYLRLLIDSHFIPLRGEIIEKEEGWRVRIFVGDEGLINDNMTKN
- a CDS encoding MATE family efflux transporter, translating into MNNSNNEISLGGVDKRVSMITGDPKKAIRALSIPMIISMLLMMAYNLADSIWVAGLGPNSLAALGFITPLFMMVIGLGNGLGAGANSLISRCIGANNKKGSDNAAIHSLILTLILSSMLTVFVLIFLKDILLAMGAGESLNLAIQYGQIVFGGLIFLIFSSVASGILRAEGDVKRPMYAMAATAIINIILDPIFIYYFGLGVSGAAIATIISATISSALILYWLLLKRDTYVSLSRKDFHASWNVIKDILGVGLPASAEFFVMSILGIFVNIMLVMTGGTDAVAVYTAGWRVVMIAMIPAIGIGTAAITIAGAAYGSRKYDNISIALNYSSKLAIGIASITGLIIYVFASSIASIFAYSPESAFMAPSIAAFLQVMCLFLIVVPLGISASSVFQGMGKGLTSLILTVIREVLFISVFAYLMAFTLGLGVYGIWWGIVIGGAFGCGIAYLWASRYIKGLKRSYYKQDNYKSRISSGE
- a CDS encoding MarR family winged helix-turn-helix transcriptional regulator encodes the protein MYKAEKLLKINNSKIPLGLIVSMIHRTRMMYLNDRVGDMDITPGQFPFIMVLSNEEGITQEELAAHFHIDKGTVARALRKLEDKNYLFRKVDLKNRRRYFIYLTDKGKRTVPKITNIEQEWENSICSKFSEEEYGRLFEILKILAINSLEKVNRNGENKK
- a CDS encoding NAD(P)-dependent oxidoreductase — protein: MKVGFIGFGEVASTLSQGLMENGADVYTCILGRGTRTKEMAKKTKVKLYNSYRMLAERSDILISSVVPSNAIDVAEMVGKYSKGIYVDMNNVSPKTVRKTLGMIKNGKTVDAAIIGSVLKNGINVKVIASGAFAEAFAELEDYGMNITVVGDENGQASGIKLLRSAYTKGVSALLFESIYHAYKMGIDKEVLNYISETEGQDFTDSSISRIISAAFHAERRSEEMIEVVEMLSEKQNPIMSKATAEFFRNLSKNIKRHENRPDNYIEVFNLLSED
- a CDS encoding cytochrome c biogenesis CcdA family protein yields the protein MYIGFLFSFSAGLVSVVSPCVLPLIPIVVGHSILNRKTKDILAFIIGFYIVFAVLTVSTAIFTVAINHYIYYFRLIAAILIIVLGIYFIVNRNIFNYSYKPNPKNETAGSFLIGILTSLAWSPCYGPYIVAVAAYSAATGNWIYSIENMLLFAVGFSISLLLMAFLASKLPFNRIMKYSNEIRIFSGIIITIAGVYLLSGYLGL
- a CDS encoding thioredoxin family protein — protein: MKKILLVFVVVVVCVGIIFTISSFQGQNNSKQLQNQNDQINLQWNTDLNSALKESQKSNKLVFIDFYADWCGYCKELNKETFTDQKVKEKFDQKYVLVKINGDMYPDITSKYKVYGYPTLLILDSNGNEIKRQTGFVSATELLNVI
- a CDS encoding damage-control phosphatase ARMT1 family protein — its product is MKVHYECAACFLRQTREALDLATNNDSLKMEVTEKVVKIVSENFHIGAVSNVIGTEVHRTIKQETGNKDPYSKEREISNDIAMDFLPKVEKILGEEKDLKSCIKVAIAGNVIDFGALGLDTDMESLIIKTMGKNPTLDHSKELESELNKCKTVLYLADNIGEIVFDKILIEKLVEYDVEVTVALKEKPILNDACIEDALKIGLNDLAKLTTTGTDSIGVIEQDVSAEFMKLFHESDMVIAKGLGNYEGLGEMDLKMKPVFCLLNAKCRPVARDIGVDLGDNIVLMLSNKS
- a CDS encoding site-2 protease family protein; the encoded protein is MKDYDLIEEYISRYFKITGFHTTPKGSFFTVKNYDYNNFSKLIKDLNKVGYIPFIESVEGRYTIGIASKKEKSESRIHINIILFIATVATTIFAGYNVAGGNIWDGIAFAVALLGILGVHETAHYYAARKHNVQSTLPYFVPAPTFIGTFGAVINVKSPIPNKNSLFDLGFSGPLAGIIIAVPVLVIGIYLSKITPVISGSMIFYPPPIMSILMYFLAPNIPSGYELQFHPIAFAGWVGIIVTLLNLMPVAFLDGGHIVRSLFTEKIHRIISIVGVFVTFLLGWIPMALLMMLILVLNRRHPGALDNVSKLTVSRKILAVVMLIIFILCLAPVPQII
- a CDS encoding MoaD/ThiS family protein; its protein translation is MQIKLVIGEREELIEINENNTIKDLLNDIDIASETVVVKKNNCIVIDEELVEEGDLIEVIQVIYGG
- a CDS encoding TIGR00269 family protein; translated protein: MNSCDKCGNPNIIIKKKQSGQKLCKDCFIKSTQNKVIKDIRKYKLIEKGDKVLLGLSGGKDSVMLLDVLNSLRKRNIIDIIAVTIDEGIHGYREEGVEIAARNARKLSVEHRVVTFKEYFGKTLDDIIAQNTLKDGRRNACTYCGVFRRWIFNRVAREEGATKIATGHNLDDETQSIVMSYLEGNIHNLTRIGPKSETKNEMFTIKIKPLREIPEKEIGLYVIAKELEVHFAGCPYAGESFRAEVGSFLKQLSNEHPTIMYSTLRGFDKMKPVLKKEFSTESLVRGCEKCGEPSAARLCKVCSFLESWEESEVD